The Fusobacterium pseudoperiodonticum DNA window AGAGTCTGTATATCCTTCTATTGTTAGTTCATAGTTATTTTGTTCAATGAAATCTTTTAAATTGTTTAACATTTCAAAATATTGAGGTTTAACTACTGATTTGTCAAAATCAAAGTTTAGTGCTCTTTCATCTAATACTATTGTCATTTCTTTTGGTGCTTCTATATTAGTTATATCCATATTCTTTATTTCTAATGCATTTATTCTTATCGTATTTTCACGTATTTGTGTTGTTGTTAATCCTTGGACTGCCAATGCTGGTAAAGAAAATACTAATAATAGTAATAATGTTATTATTGTTGTTGTGCTCTTTCTCTTTTCCATTTGTCAGCCTCCTTTTCTAATGATAAGTATTCTTCTGTATATTCAACTTTTCCTTCTTCTACTAATTTTTCTAGATTTTCTGAAGGTTTTACTGCCTTATTATTTGCTAAATAAGCCTCTATATTATCTAATCTTGCTGTATTATAGTTTACTACCTTCTGATCTGTACACGCTACTAACGATAAAACTCCTAATATTAATGCTAATTTTTTCATATGTCCCCATTCTCCTTTTTAATTAATAACTTACTCTTTTTTCTAGCTCTCCAACATTCTTTTCTAAGTTATCAAGCATTTCATTTGTTTTGTTGTAGTTTTCTATCTTGTCATTTATTTCTAACATTCTTTTCTTAATTCTTTGTACTTCTAAATCCATTTTTTCTGATTCAGTCATATCTTTTCTTGCTTTTTTAGGCACAACTTCTTCTTGAGCTACTGCTACTTCCCCACCTTCAACAGCTACTCCTTCTACTACTTCACCATTTTCTGTAGCTTGATTAGCTATATCTTGAACTGATTGAGTTCCTTCTTCAGCTTGTCTTTTAGCTGCTTCTTCTGCTTCTTTAGCAGCTCTTTCAGCTTCTTTTTCTCTTTCTTTTTGAACTTTTTCATATTCTTTTAGTAATCTTTTCTTTGCTTCATCGTCACTTTCTTCAGCATAAGAAAATGGACCTACTAAAAGTAGTCCTAATAATGCTGTTAACATTAATTTGTTTTTCATTTATATTCCCCCTATTATTGTTGTACAGGTTCTACTACTGGAGTAGCTTCTTCTATAGCTTCAGTTGTTTTTATATCTTCATCCATTATTTGATAATATCCTGCTACTTCTGCTTCTTCTCTTGCAACACTTCTTACCACTCTTTCATAGAAATCTAATTTTTCTAGAGCTTCTTTTCTTGTCGCTTCTAGTTTTTCTACTTCTGTCTTTGGTTTAGCTTTTTCTGCTTTCTTTGCTTTTACCATTGCTTCTATTTCTGCTAATGAAGATGCTTCAGATGTAGATATTCCTAATTCTTTTGCTTCTTGTTGAAGTTTAAGAGTTTCTGCATCTTCTTTCTTTATTTTCTTTCTCATTTCATCTAAGATTTCCATTGCTTCTTTTTCATCTTGAGGATTTAGACTTTCTGTTGCTACTACAGCTTCTGCTGGAGCTTCAACAACTTCTACTACTTGAGATTTAGCTTGTTTTTCAGCAAGTCTAGCTTGTTCTTTTGCAGCCTTCTCTTCAAGTTTTGCTTTTTCTTCTGCTTCTTTTGCTTGTTCTTCAGCCTCTTTTCTTGCTTTTTCTTCTGCTTCTTTAGCTAATTTTGCCTTTGCTTTTTCTGCTTTTTCAATTTCTGCTCTCTTTTTATTTAGTATTGCCATCGCATCATCTTCTGCATAAGCTATTGATGACAATGCACATAAAAATAGAATAGTTTTAAGAAACTTCTTCATTATTTCCCCTCCTATTTAATTTAAAACTTCTAATAATTTTGTTAATTCTGTGATTTGTTGTTCTTTGTCTGCAATTTTTTGTTCTAACTTGTTGTAGTATTCATCGAATCTTTTTAATAGCTTTTTGTATTCATCTCTGTGCCATCTGATCTTTGAATCTTCTTTTAACTTTGCGTAAAGCTCTTCTCTACCTAATTGTTTTTCCTTTAATTCTTTTACTTCTTTTTCAAGATTTGCTTTTTCTTGAATAAATTCTTCTTTTCTTTCAGCTTCCTTTTGCATTAAAGCTTGATACTCTGCCTCAATATTTCTTACTTCGTTTATTACTTCTTGAGCTACAGGATCTGTTGCTTCTGCCGAGTAAGAAACTGCTCCCACTACTAACATTGCACCTAAAATAAATTTGATTTTCATAGTTCCCCCTTTAAAACTTTTTGATAAAAAAATTAATAAAGTTTCTTATATTTCAAGTATACTTTTTTTATATACTTTTGTCAATAAAATAATACCTTTGTAAAGAAACAAATACACTTTAATTTCAATGAAAAAACATATTTTTTTCTAAAATCAGTCTATTTTAGTTACTTTGAAATACCAAAAAAAACATTGGTATTAACAAATATATATAAAATAAAAAGGATTAATTTCTGCCTCTTGCAAAAATCAATCCTTAAGTATATATTTTTTAGTATTTTTATTTTGATGTTTATTATCTAATTTGCAACAGTTCTTTGTATAGGATTTAAAACTTTCTCAATATTTTTCTTCAATTCTTCTTTTGAAACTGCTCCTTTTATATAAACTTTTAAATGACCATTTCCATCTATAATGAAAGATGATGGATACTCTTCTATCTCATATTCAGCATAAGTTTTACCTGTCTCGTCAAGTAAACTTGGAAAAATATAATTATTTTCTTTTATATATTTTAATAATTCCTTCTTCTCTATTCTATCCTTGTTGTTTGGATATTTTTTAGATATAGGACTTGCAACTCCAAGAATAATCAGATCTTTTTTATTTTCACCATATTCTTTATATAGATCAACAACCTTTGGAATTTCTTCCTTACAATCACTACACCAGCTCACCCAAAAATTAATCATAACAACTTTACCTCTATAGTCTTTTAAATTATGCTTTTTCCCATATTGGTCAATAAGTTCTATATTTGGTAAAGTGACATTTCCATTTTTATCAACATTATTTAATGGTATTGCAAAAGTTGTTAGAGATAAGATAAACAATAACAAAGTAAAAAATATTTTTTTCATTATACCCCTCCTATAATATATGCTATCCAAGTCATTTTAATTTTCTCATTTTTTAAAATATTTGTCAATTTTTTATAAAAAATACGCCATTATCTCATGATTGTAGTCACAAGTATTCTGGCGTAATTAACAAAAAATTTTATTATACAGTAGTTATTTCTTTTTCTTTTTTAGCAAGTAACTCATCTATTTCTTTGATATATTTATCAGTTAAAGTTTGAACATTAGCTTCTTCTTTCTTTAATTCATCTTCAGAAATAGGATTTTCCTTATCTTTTTCTAATTTCTTTAAATGGTTATTTATATCTTTTCTGATATTTCTAACAGCAATTTTACCATTTTCAGCTTCATTTTTAGCAAGTTTTACATATTCTTTTCTTCTATCAGCTGTAAGTTCTGGTAAAACAAGTCTTATTACTCTACCATCGTTGTTAGGAGTCATTCCTAAATTTGCAGCAAGTAATGCTTTTTCAATTTTAGGTATTAAAGTTTTATCCCAAGGATCTATAACTAAAAGTCTTGCTTCTGGAGCTGATACTGATCCTATTTGATTTAAAGGAACATCACTTCCATAGTTTTCTACTTTTACTCCATCTAACATAGCCACATTTGCTCTACCTGCTCTTATAGATGTAAATCTTTCTTTTACTGATTCAATAGTTTTTAACATTTTCTCTTCGCATTCTTTTACAAGTTTGTCACTAGCTATACTCATTATTCCTCCTTCAGTTAATTAAATTTAATCTGCTACAACTGTAGTTCCGATATTTTCTCCCATAATAACTCTCTTTAAGTTTCCTTCAACTAAAGAATTGAAAACAATTATAGGTAATTTATTTTCTCTACATAGTGAAATAGCAGTGGCATCCATTACTTTTAAATCTTTTGCTAAAACTTCATTATATGTAACTTTTTCATACTTTTTCGCATCTGCAAATTTTACAGGATCTTTATCATAGATACCGTCAACTTTTGTAGCTTTTATAACAACATCTGTTTCCATTTCTATTGCTCTTAAAGCTGCTGCTGTATCTGTTGTAAAATATGGATTTCCTGTTCCAGCTCCAAATATAACTACTCTACCTTTTTCAAGATGTCTTTGAGCTCTTCTTTTGATAAAAGGTTCTGCTATTTTTGGCATTTCAATAGCAGTTTGTACTCTTGTAGGAACACCTAATTTTTCAATTGAGTTTTGTAGTGCTAAAGAATTTATTACAGTCGCAAGCATACCCATATGGTCACCTGTAACTCTATCTACCCCTTGTGCTGCTCCAGAAATTCCTCTGAATATATTTCCACCTCCTATAACTATAGAAACTTCAACACCTAGGTCTACAATTTCTTTAATTTGTTTTGCATAAGAAGCTATTACATCAGATGAAATTCCAAATTCTTGATCTCCCATTAGGGCTTCTCCACTTAACTTCAATAA harbors:
- a CDS encoding OmpA family protein, which gives rise to MEKRKSTTTIITLLLLLVFSLPALAVQGLTTTQIRENTIRINALEIKNMDITNIEAPKEMTIVLDERALNFDFDKSVVKPQYFEMLNNLKDFIEQNNYELTIEGYTDSIGSNQYNIGLSRRRAEAVKAKLIEFGLPEDRIVGIEAKGEEYPVATNETPEGRLQNRRVEFRLVQR
- a CDS encoding TlpA family protein disulfide reductase codes for the protein MKKIFFTLLLFILSLTTFAIPLNNVDKNGNVTLPNIELIDQYGKKHNLKDYRGKVVMINFWVSWCSDCKEEIPKVVDLYKEYGENKKDLIILGVASPISKKYPNNKDRIEKKELLKYIKENNYIFPSLLDETGKTYAEYEIEEYPSSFIIDGNGHLKVYIKGAVSKEELKKNIEKVLNPIQRTVAN
- the pyrH gene encoding UMP kinase — protein: MESPFYKKILLKLSGEALMGDQEFGISSDVIASYAKQIKEIVDLGVEVSIVIGGGNIFRGISGAAQGVDRVTGDHMGMLATVINSLALQNSIEKLGVPTRVQTAIEMPKIAEPFIKRRAQRHLEKGRVVIFGAGTGNPYFTTDTAAALRAIEMETDVVIKATKVDGIYDKDPVKFADAKKYEKVTYNEVLAKDLKVMDATAISLCRENKLPIIVFNSLVEGNLKRVIMGENIGTTVVAD
- a CDS encoding FAD-I family protein, with protein sequence MKNKLMLTALLGLLLVGPFSYAEESDDEAKKRLLKEYEKVQKEREKEAERAAKEAEEAAKRQAEEGTQSVQDIANQATENGEVVEGVAVEGGEVAVAQEEVVPKKARKDMTESEKMDLEVQRIKKRMLEINDKIENYNKTNEMLDNLEKNVGELEKRVSY
- the frr gene encoding ribosome recycling factor, with the protein product MSIASDKLVKECEEKMLKTIESVKERFTSIRAGRANVAMLDGVKVENYGSDVPLNQIGSVSAPEARLLVIDPWDKTLIPKIEKALLAANLGMTPNNDGRVIRLVLPELTADRRKEYVKLAKNEAENGKIAVRNIRKDINNHLKKLEKDKENPISEDELKKEEANVQTLTDKYIKEIDELLAKKEKEITTV
- a CDS encoding adhesion protein FadA, with amino-acid sequence MKIKFILGAMLVVGAVSYSAEATDPVAQEVINEVRNIEAEYQALMQKEAERKEEFIQEKANLEKEVKELKEKQLGREELYAKLKEDSKIRWHRDEYKKLLKRFDEYYNKLEQKIADKEQQITELTKLLEVLN